The nucleotide window ACGCCTACCCCTCCATATACTGCCTCTGAGGTGGCTGTAGCTACCGTCTCCTTATACGAGAGCTCGAGCCCCCTCAGATGTACGTGCATGTCTACGCCAGCAGGCATTATGATTGAGCCTTCAGGAAGCTTTAGGTCAGGTTTGCACTCTCTTTTCATTTGTCTTATTCTCCTATCGAATCCGATGCATCCCTCTACGAGCTCTCCGGACGAGTAAAGTTTACCCTTAAGCCACAATCTTCCTCAACTCCAGGAACGGACCGTCTACGCAAGCCAGGTTTCCATTAACTTGACACACGCCGCACACACCCGCCATGCAGTTCATGTTGACCCACCTTACATAAACCATGGTACTCCTCGGAAGTTTATCGAGCATCTCCCTGGGAACCGAGGCTACGACTACATCCCACTTTACCCCTTCCCTATGGGGGAAATCGGCCCCGCAACTCCCCCAACACTCTAGCGAAGCTTCGAAGCCCTTCCTTTTTGCCTCCCTCAATGGGAAGAGAACGTCATGGAAAAGGTCTTCTGTGGCCACACCTAGGGTATTTCCCATGGGTATAGGTTTTCCGAAAGGTCCTTCAAGGACAACGTACCTGGAGGAAAGTATCCTCTTAAATAATTTTGGTGAGTCTACATACACTTCTATTGTGGAGTCATTATAGTCTGTAACCCCTAAGGGTATCTCCTTCTCCCCAGGGAGGATGAGTGCTATAAACTGTCCGGGTAAAGGTCTTCTTCCTTGGAACGTGAAGACTATTCTATGGGACTTACCAACCTCACTGTACTCTACAACCTTCGACCTAATCATTGCAAGATCTGCCTCAGAACTTCCTCCTCTGTCAGCTTAGTTTCACAGTACTCACATACTAATGTTATTGGCTTCCTCCCTCTAGTTCTGAACTTGGTTACAGCTTCTGGATCATTGTTGGTTATGCAGGAAGGGTTAGTACATTTCAAAATACCCCTAACTACCTCAGGTATTTTCTGCGTCCTCTTCTCCACCACCTCATAGTCACTTACAATGTTTATTGTAGCCTCGGGAGCAATCAGAGTTATCAGCTCTGCTTCCCTTTCCTCGATCTTCCTCTCTTCGATCTTAACTATATCTTTTCTTCCTATCTTGGAGCTCTCTACGTTCATGACTAGAGCTATTCTGTGCCCTTCAACCCCCTTTATTCCCAATATCTTCAGTATAGCCAATGCCCTCCCCGCAGGGATATGGTCGATCACTGTCCCGTTCCTGATCTTGCTCACTATTAATCCGTCTTTCAATTCAATCACCTTCAACAACCTCGTGAAGAAGCACAGATCTAAGTGGAGTTGCGTAAGATGCTTGAAGGAAGTATTTGGCTTGGGGCATCGAGTCTATCCTTCTGTCTATCTCAGACACCCTAGGAAGAGGGTGAAGGATTATGGCATCCTTCCGCATTCCTTCAACAGTCTTCACGTCGACCTTGTAACTCTCCTTGACCTTTTCATACTCGTCCTCGTCCAGGAACCTCTCCCTCTGAATCCTAGTGACGTAAAGGACGTCGATCTCTCCTATAACTTCCCTTATGTCCGAAACCTCCCTGTAGGGGTAGTTTAAGCCTTCTAGGATTTCTGATCTAACCCTTAATGGCTGCGGTGAAATCAAATAAACCATCTTAGGGTTGAAGAGCGTCAGAGCCTTTAACATGCTGTTTACAGTCCTTGCGTACCTTAAATCTCCAAAGAAGCCGAAGGTTAGTCCTTCTATACTCCCAAAAGTCTTGTAAACTGTGTAAATATCTATCATGGTCTGGGTAGGGTGTTCCCTCTTTCCATCCCCTGCGTTAATGACAGGTTTACTTGCGATTTCTGCTGCAAACTTAGCAGCACCATCGAACTTATGTCTCATGACTATGCAGTCTGAGTAGTTCTCCAGCATCCTGATGGTATCAGCCAAGTTTTCCCCTTTTGATACCGACAAGGACTCCTCGGAGGAGAAGCCCAGCACTTTAGCCCCGAGGGCTAGAGCGGCACTTGAGAAGCTGAGGGCAGTCCTAGTGCTGGGTTCAAAGAACGCCATGGCTATTATCTTATTGTCCAATCTAGGCCTGAATTTTCCCTCTAAAAACTCATCGGTGTGCTCAAAAATATCGAGAATGTAGTTTTTAGAGAAATCCAGGATTGAAATTACATCCCTCACTAAAAGCCCTTAAAACAATTGACGCTAACTGTATATAAACTCTTTTCTCCTTATTACTTGGGAACATGAATATAGGTGAAGTCCTTCTTAGGAGGAAGCTCCTGTTAATAGGAAGTTTCATACTAACCTCTGGTAAGACAAGCCCTTATTACATTGATCTAAGGAGGTTTCCAAGTTTTCCTGAGTTTTCAGATGTGGTGAGCGATGCCATAGAGAAGGTTAAGGGAGTCGACTTCGACTTTGTGGTTGGAATAGCTACAGGAGGGGTACCTTTAGCCTCTTACTTAGCGTGTAGGTTAGGTAAACCCATGGGTTACGTAAGGGTGGAGAAGAAGGGACACGGTACTGATAAACTGGTTGAGGCAGAGGTGGCAGACAGAAAAGTGCTTTTGGTAGATGACGTGGCGACCACAGGAGGTTCACTGGAGAGAGCCATAATGGAAGTGAAGCGGAGTGGCGCCAAGTCTGTCCACGCACTGGTCATAGTTGATAGGGAGGAAGGATCGGCGGAGAGGCTTGAGAAGATAGGGGTCAAGTTGATGCCAGTGTATAGGATATCAGATATTCTAAGGTCAATTTCAGATAAACTAAGTGAGGGGGAGAAAGCCTTAATCCTTGACTACCTTGGTGGAACCAAGTGAGGAGGATAATACTCTCCATCGATGAACCAATATCGAAGGAAAAACTAGTTGAGATGGAGGATGGGCTAGCAGCAGTTAAGGTCGGTTGGCCACTGATCTTGAGTATAGGAGTGGATGGGGTCAATAAACTCTTGACGGGGTTAGGTCTTAAGAAGATCTTTGACTTAAAGTTGGCCGACATAGATAATACAATGAACTTAATAGTAGAGAAATTGAAGCCAATGGCAGACGCTTTTATTGCACATTCCTTCATTGGAGTAAGGGGATCGTTGGGCTCCCTCAATCTCCAGGGGAGAGAGCTATATCTAGTTCTCTCTATGTCTCATCCTGGTTGGAATGAGAGCTTCTACCCATATCTTAGGGAGGTAGCCATGGAGGTGAACCCGGAGGGGTTAGTAGCTCCCGCAACTAGGCCTTCAGTTATCCGGAAGGTAAGGGAGGACTTCCCCACTAAGGTGGTCATATCTCCCGGAGTAGGTGCACAGGGAGCAGAGCCCGGCGATGCTATCTGCAGTGGAGCTGACTATGAAATAATGGGAAGGGCAATTTATCTATCCGAAAGACCAGTTGAAAAGTTGCGTGAAATAACTAAGAAAATGGAGGATAGGCTGTATGAGTGCAAAAGAGCAAAGGATAGACCA belongs to Metallosphaera tengchongensis and includes:
- a CDS encoding 2-polyprenylphenol hydroxylase — encoded protein: MIRSKVVEYSEVGKSHRIVFTFQGRRPLPGQFIALILPGEKEIPLGVTDYNDSTIEVYVDSPKLFKRILSSRYVVLEGPFGKPIPMGNTLGVATEDLFHDVLFPLREAKRKGFEASLECWGSCGADFPHREGVKWDVVVASVPREMLDKLPRSTMVYVRWVNMNCMAGVCGVCQVNGNLACVDGPFLELRKIVA
- the pyrI gene encoding aspartate carbamoyltransferase regulatory subunit; amino-acid sequence: MIELKDGLIVSKIRNGTVIDHIPAGRALAILKILGIKGVEGHRIALVMNVESSKIGRKDIVKIEERKIEEREAELITLIAPEATINIVSDYEVVEKRTQKIPEVVRGILKCTNPSCITNNDPEAVTKFRTRGRKPITLVCEYCETKLTEEEVLRQILQ
- the pyrB gene encoding aspartate carbamoyltransferase, yielding MRDVISILDFSKNYILDIFEHTDEFLEGKFRPRLDNKIIAMAFFEPSTRTALSFSSAALALGAKVLGFSSEESLSVSKGENLADTIRMLENYSDCIVMRHKFDGAAKFAAEIASKPVINAGDGKREHPTQTMIDIYTVYKTFGSIEGLTFGFFGDLRYARTVNSMLKALTLFNPKMVYLISPQPLRVRSEILEGLNYPYREVSDIREVIGEIDVLYVTRIQRERFLDEDEYEKVKESYKVDVKTVEGMRKDAIILHPLPRVSEIDRRIDSMPQAKYFLQASYATPLRSVLLHEVVEGD
- the pyrE gene encoding orotate phosphoribosyltransferase translates to MNIGEVLLRRKLLLIGSFILTSGKTSPYYIDLRRFPSFPEFSDVVSDAIEKVKGVDFDFVVGIATGGVPLASYLACRLGKPMGYVRVEKKGHGTDKLVEAEVADRKVLLVDDVATTGGSLERAIMEVKRSGAKSVHALVIVDREEGSAERLEKIGVKLMPVYRISDILRSISDKLSEGEKALILDYLGGTK
- a CDS encoding orotidine 5'-phosphate decarboxylase / HUMPS family protein, yielding MRRIILSIDEPISKEKLVEMEDGLAAVKVGWPLILSIGVDGVNKLLTGLGLKKIFDLKLADIDNTMNLIVEKLKPMADAFIAHSFIGVRGSLGSLNLQGRELYLVLSMSHPGWNESFYPYLREVAMEVNPEGLVAPATRPSVIRKVREDFPTKVVISPGVGAQGAEPGDAICSGADYEIMGRAIYLSERPVEKLREITKKMEDRLYECKRAKDRPR